From Paenibacillus polymyxa, the proteins below share one genomic window:
- a CDS encoding phospho-sugar mutase, with the protein MTQLSKKALEGIESWLQDPYIDEETKQELRALQGNDQELEDRFYKELEFGTGGLRGVIGAGSNRMNRYVIGRATQGLARYILEQHAGKEGKPSVVIAHDSRHFSPEFALDAALVLAGNGIVAKLFPSLRPTPQLSFSVRHLGASGGIVVTASHNPPEYNGYKVYNNEGGQLVPDQAEKVIGYIREVPSFADIKSLTREEAEAQGLLVWLGEEEDEAFVDTVASVSVNRELIAAGPGKNFKVVFTPLHGTGNIPVRRVLEKIGFEQVHIVPEQEQPDAEFSTVKSPNPEERDAFKLAIALGEKIGADLLIGTDPDADRMGAVVKNRDGEYVVLSGNQSGAIMVYYLLNQLKETGKLPNNGAVIKTIVTSEMGAVIAEHFGATVFNTLTGFKYIGEKMNQFDQTGEYTYLFGYEESYGYLAGNYARDKDAVLAAMLIAEAAAYYSTQGKTLYDVLQELYEQFGYFLEKLESRTLKGKDGVEQIQGKMTDWRSNAPQEIAGVKVDKVLDYSQGLDGLPQENVLKFLLEDGSWFCLRPSGTEPKIKVYFAVRGSSLSDAEQRIGQLVDAVMARVDA; encoded by the coding sequence ATGACGCAGTTGAGTAAAAAAGCATTAGAAGGCATTGAGAGCTGGCTGCAAGACCCTTATATTGATGAAGAAACCAAACAGGAGTTGCGCGCATTGCAAGGCAACGACCAGGAACTAGAGGATCGTTTTTACAAAGAACTGGAATTCGGTACAGGCGGTCTGCGTGGAGTGATCGGGGCAGGCAGTAACCGGATGAATCGTTATGTGATTGGACGTGCGACTCAAGGGCTCGCTCGCTATATTTTAGAGCAGCATGCTGGCAAAGAAGGAAAACCTTCAGTTGTCATTGCACATGATTCGCGTCATTTTTCGCCAGAGTTTGCTTTGGATGCAGCTTTGGTGTTGGCGGGCAATGGTATCGTAGCTAAGTTGTTCCCTTCCTTGCGTCCAACGCCACAGCTTTCGTTTAGTGTACGTCATTTGGGAGCCAGTGGAGGAATCGTTGTAACGGCGAGCCACAATCCTCCCGAGTATAATGGTTACAAGGTATACAATAATGAAGGTGGTCAGCTTGTTCCTGATCAGGCTGAAAAGGTGATTGGCTATATTCGTGAGGTTCCTTCTTTTGCTGACATCAAAAGTCTGACACGTGAAGAAGCAGAGGCGCAGGGATTGTTGGTTTGGCTTGGAGAAGAGGAAGATGAAGCGTTTGTAGATACGGTAGCCAGTGTGAGTGTGAACCGAGAACTGATTGCAGCTGGACCGGGCAAGAACTTCAAAGTTGTGTTTACACCTCTTCATGGCACTGGAAATATACCTGTTCGTCGTGTGCTGGAAAAAATCGGTTTTGAACAGGTGCATATTGTGCCTGAGCAAGAGCAGCCAGATGCAGAATTTTCAACCGTTAAGTCGCCTAATCCGGAAGAACGTGATGCGTTCAAACTGGCCATTGCGCTGGGTGAGAAAATTGGTGCAGATCTGTTGATCGGAACAGACCCTGATGCTGACCGTATGGGGGCAGTTGTGAAAAACCGTGATGGCGAATATGTGGTCTTGTCCGGTAATCAGTCCGGCGCCATTATGGTTTACTACTTGCTGAATCAACTGAAAGAAACCGGCAAGCTTCCGAATAATGGTGCAGTTATCAAAACCATCGTAACTAGCGAAATGGGTGCAGTTATTGCTGAGCATTTTGGAGCAACAGTGTTTAACACGCTAACTGGCTTCAAGTATATTGGCGAGAAAATGAACCAGTTTGACCAAACTGGCGAGTATACCTACCTGTTTGGCTATGAAGAGAGCTACGGCTATCTGGCAGGAAATTACGCACGTGACAAGGATGCTGTCTTGGCGGCCATGCTGATCGCTGAAGCTGCTGCTTATTACAGCACGCAAGGCAAGACGCTCTATGATGTTTTACAAGAGCTGTACGAGCAGTTTGGCTACTTCCTTGAGAAGCTGGAGTCTCGTACACTCAAGGGTAAGGATGGAGTAGAGCAAATTCAGGGCAAAATGACGGATTGGCGCAGCAACGCACCTCAAGAGATTGCAGGTGTGAAGGTAGACAAAGTACTGGACTACTCACAAGGCCTGGACGGACTTCCGCAGGAAAACGTACTCAAGTTTTTATTGGAGGACGGTTCATGGTTCTGCCTGCGTCCTTCGGGCACAGAGCCTAAAATCAAAGTATATTTTGCAGTACGTGGTTCCTCGCTGTCAGACGCGGAGCAAAGAATCGGTCAGCTGGTCGATGCTGTTATGGCTCGCGTAGACGCTTGA
- a CDS encoding DUF5693 family protein yields the protein MYQKWQYWNTASRKWLWILVAVGLLASIPVIADRVKTESSSKKVEIVFDYRDLTEAASYQAHPQDYLNEQLDRLQQAGVNSMAMYESTLDDFRKAGRIVTYTTQNVADLEKRLSPANENYTYVVFADKENAEALKPLILRTFTSLGINVKPWSYQGQEGLVVETSPEDAYLKPMQPDPIAMKQLRSKGFFIVPRMSDSLPYNQELTEEMLASFQQNGVKRILFEGDSVKGFTDNEKEHSLAAFAKLLNKYDIGLAAIENLKKPQAGFNKLAYDIHYNVVRLYSLSDKDATLDVETLADRFALATKDRNIRMLYLNTAPSRSVAEAKVKDSVDNLIHSLDKPGNAVQRMEKKGFELGQAEPFQVVDSSIQRYLKMIVVLGALAFFSIMVSYFVPALTLLAFALGLVGSAGLYVLNSSLMEQGLALLAAISGPTVAMIIAVRTIRIKREQGPKLSVGQRLSQTLILYVQTAILSLAAVPFVIALLNSIAYSLVLNQFRGVSLLHILPIFLAAIYIFFYRGVSIREEISKLLRTPITVLWVIVLAVIAAAGYYYLTRTGNAGTVSNTELVFRNFLENAFGVRPRNKEFLMAHPLFFAGIFLALKYRKAIYLLIIAAIGQASMVDTFAHIHSPAALSLSRGLLGLGLGLVLGIIAIVVWQVLEGCWKKWSPQLKR from the coding sequence GTGTATCAGAAATGGCAGTATTGGAATACGGCTTCTCGAAAATGGTTGTGGATTCTGGTCGCTGTTGGCTTGCTGGCTTCCATTCCAGTCATCGCCGATCGTGTAAAGACAGAATCCTCGAGTAAAAAAGTAGAGATTGTATTCGATTATCGGGATTTGACGGAGGCGGCTTCGTATCAGGCTCATCCGCAGGACTATCTGAATGAGCAGCTTGACCGCTTACAACAGGCTGGTGTGAACAGCATGGCGATGTATGAAAGTACGCTGGATGATTTCCGTAAAGCGGGCCGTATTGTAACATATACGACTCAGAATGTTGCGGATCTAGAAAAACGTCTTTCACCTGCAAATGAGAATTATACGTACGTTGTTTTCGCTGACAAAGAAAATGCTGAGGCACTAAAGCCGTTAATTTTACGTACGTTTACAAGTCTGGGCATCAACGTAAAGCCGTGGAGTTATCAGGGACAGGAGGGGCTTGTTGTGGAAACATCCCCCGAGGATGCGTATCTCAAGCCTATGCAGCCTGACCCGATTGCTATGAAGCAGCTTCGGAGCAAAGGATTTTTTATTGTTCCACGCATGAGTGACAGCCTTCCCTATAACCAGGAGTTGACGGAAGAGATGCTGGCTTCCTTTCAGCAAAATGGTGTAAAACGCATTTTGTTTGAAGGTGATTCAGTCAAAGGCTTTACTGATAATGAGAAAGAGCATAGCTTAGCGGCATTTGCTAAATTGCTGAACAAATACGATATTGGCCTAGCTGCTATTGAAAACTTAAAAAAACCGCAGGCAGGCTTCAATAAGCTCGCTTACGATATCCATTATAATGTTGTGCGTCTCTACTCATTGAGTGATAAAGATGCAACACTCGATGTGGAAACGTTGGCCGATCGTTTTGCACTGGCCACCAAGGATCGGAATATTCGCATGTTGTATCTGAATACCGCGCCTAGTCGTAGTGTTGCTGAGGCCAAGGTGAAAGACTCGGTTGACAACCTGATTCACAGCTTAGACAAACCGGGCAACGCTGTACAACGAATGGAGAAAAAAGGGTTTGAACTTGGACAAGCTGAACCGTTCCAAGTGGTCGATTCTTCCATTCAGCGCTATCTCAAAATGATCGTCGTACTGGGTGCACTAGCTTTCTTCTCCATAATGGTGTCCTATTTCGTTCCGGCATTGACTCTGCTTGCATTTGCACTGGGGTTGGTAGGCTCTGCTGGGCTTTATGTTTTGAACTCCAGCTTGATGGAACAAGGCTTGGCGCTGCTCGCAGCGATTAGCGGACCTACGGTTGCAATGATCATTGCAGTGCGTACGATTAGAATTAAACGTGAACAGGGGCCTAAACTTTCTGTAGGTCAACGTTTGAGTCAAACGCTTATACTATACGTACAGACAGCGATCTTGTCGCTGGCTGCAGTGCCTTTTGTTATTGCACTGTTGAACAGCATTGCCTACAGTCTGGTGTTAAACCAATTTAGAGGTGTAAGCTTGCTTCACATTCTGCCGATCTTCTTGGCTGCGATTTATATTTTCTTTTATCGTGGCGTTTCTATACGGGAGGAAATCTCCAAACTGTTACGTACGCCGATTACTGTATTGTGGGTTATCGTATTGGCTGTTATCGCAGCGGCAGGCTACTACTATTTGACTCGTACTGGAAACGCAGGTACGGTGTCGAACACAGAGCTGGTTTTCCGTAATTTCCTTGAGAATGCGTTTGGTGTACGCCCGCGTAATAAGGAATTTTTAATGGCTCACCCATTGTTTTTTGCAGGGATATTCTTGGCTTTGAAATATCGCAAAGCAATCTATTTGCTGATCATAGCTGCAATTGGTCAAGCCTCGATGGTGGATACCTTCGCTCACATTCACTCTCCAGCTGCACTCTCGCTTAGTCGCGGGCTGTTGGGATTGGGATTGGGTCTGGTGCTGGGAATCATCGCAATTGTCGTGTGGCAAGTGCTGGAAGGATGTTGGAAGAAATGGTCACCACAGCTAAAACGATAA
- a CDS encoding glycosyltransferase family 4 protein, translated as MLLIYIIGFIMALGLALLLTPLVKKFAVKVGAVDVPNARKVHTRIMPRLGGLGIFLAFLLSLLAMLPFVPDGMLSSRDINFIAAFLIGGTLITLIGALDDRLDLNAKLKFLAQIAVACMVVFAFDIRVDFVNVPFQDAYSSLESWISIPLTIFWIVGVTNAINLIDGLDGLAAGVSGIAIGTIAVMSLLMGNYMVAMLCLVLLGSIIGFLFFNFHPAKIFMGDTGSLFLGFSLAMLSMLGFKQIAIVSFITPLIIIGVPLSDTFFAIIRRKLQKKPIFSPDKGHLHHCLRELGFSHRQTVLIIYGIAVFFGILAVIQSSAALNEANWVTFVVICIMMFFLQIGAEVIGLVGKTKRPVLNTLIRLLAKPDSQTRSKL; from the coding sequence ATGTTATTGATCTATATTATTGGTTTCATCATGGCACTGGGACTTGCGCTGTTACTGACACCGCTCGTCAAGAAATTCGCTGTGAAGGTTGGAGCCGTCGATGTGCCGAATGCCCGAAAAGTACATACCCGAATTATGCCGCGTCTTGGCGGTCTGGGGATTTTCTTGGCATTTCTGTTGTCCTTATTGGCGATGTTACCTTTTGTGCCTGACGGAATGCTGTCCTCGCGGGATATTAACTTTATTGCAGCCTTTCTGATTGGCGGTACGCTGATTACATTGATTGGTGCTCTCGATGATCGTCTTGATCTTAATGCAAAATTGAAATTTTTGGCTCAAATTGCCGTGGCGTGTATGGTCGTGTTTGCTTTTGATATTCGTGTGGATTTTGTAAATGTACCTTTTCAAGATGCATACTCTTCTTTAGAAAGCTGGATTTCCATTCCGCTTACGATTTTTTGGATCGTAGGTGTGACCAATGCCATCAATTTGATTGACGGTCTGGATGGACTGGCTGCAGGTGTCTCAGGAATTGCGATTGGAACGATCGCTGTGATGTCACTACTAATGGGCAATTACATGGTAGCCATGCTTTGCCTTGTGCTGTTGGGCAGTATTATCGGATTTTTGTTTTTCAACTTTCATCCTGCAAAAATATTTATGGGTGATACCGGGTCCTTATTTTTAGGTTTCTCTCTGGCTATGCTTTCAATGCTTGGTTTCAAGCAAATTGCTATCGTATCATTTATTACGCCATTGATTATTATCGGTGTACCTTTGTCAGATACATTCTTCGCTATTATTCGACGCAAGTTGCAGAAAAAACCGATATTCTCACCGGATAAAGGTCATTTGCATCACTGCTTGCGTGAACTAGGCTTCAGCCACAGACAGACGGTGTTGATTATCTACGGTATTGCTGTATTTTTCGGTATATTAGCCGTGATTCAATCGTCGGCTGCGCTTAATGAAGCCAACTGGGTTACCTTTGTCGTGATATGTATCATGATGTTCTTCCTACAGATCGGGGCAGAAGTTATTGGGCTCGTTGGCAAAACCAAACGTCCTGTTCTTAACACACTAATTCGGTTGTTGGCTAAGCCAGATTCCCAGACGCGATCGAAATTATAA
- the csaB gene encoding polysaccharide pyruvyl transferase CsaB: MVTTAKTIIISGYYGFRNSGDEAVLKSILTALEEESRQAGITVKPVVLSSDPAWTQKMYGVEAVPRMSLGEVRRAIKNSDGLISGGGSLLQDATSPKSIPYYLAILKLAQWAGKPTFVYAQGMGPVQRKIFYPMIRSVFQRCEYVSVRDEQSAALLGTMKLKRPVVHVVPDPVMGLPLPSGSELHNAATETDEDKLPVVGVSVRYWDKEQRDLTAIADGLKRLAAERRVHLRFLPFHLPDDVQASRMVMDLLGDIRGTGSLVSMCEQVTDPQQMLLEVSRCSLMIGMRLHSLIYAASHQVPPLGISYDPKIDHFLSRVGSQPVGTTDALDGQKLANESIRLLDQRSQWIESQGAAIALLKSEARLPAQHIVNYLCRKG, translated from the coding sequence ATGGTCACCACAGCTAAAACGATAATAATCTCGGGTTATTACGGGTTTCGCAATAGTGGGGATGAAGCGGTGCTCAAGTCGATTCTGACTGCTTTAGAAGAGGAGAGTCGTCAGGCGGGGATTACGGTCAAGCCTGTTGTTCTATCTTCTGACCCTGCTTGGACACAGAAAATGTACGGAGTAGAAGCTGTTCCGCGTATGAGCCTAGGAGAAGTGCGGAGAGCGATTAAAAACAGCGATGGGCTAATTAGTGGCGGCGGGAGTCTGCTCCAGGATGCTACAAGCCCTAAAAGCATTCCTTATTATCTAGCGATTCTGAAACTGGCTCAATGGGCTGGAAAGCCTACGTTTGTATATGCTCAGGGCATGGGCCCGGTACAGCGGAAGATATTTTATCCTATGATCCGATCTGTGTTTCAACGCTGTGAATATGTTTCCGTCAGAGATGAGCAATCTGCTGCTTTGCTGGGTACCATGAAACTGAAACGCCCGGTTGTTCATGTTGTACCTGACCCTGTAATGGGGCTTCCTTTGCCCTCTGGTTCCGAGCTGCATAATGCAGCAACTGAGACTGATGAGGATAAACTCCCGGTTGTTGGTGTGTCTGTACGCTACTGGGATAAGGAACAACGCGATTTAACGGCTATTGCAGACGGCTTGAAAAGATTAGCCGCGGAACGCCGTGTTCACTTGCGTTTCTTGCCATTCCATTTACCTGACGACGTACAGGCTTCAAGGATGGTCATGGATTTGTTGGGGGATATTAGGGGGACGGGAAGCCTTGTCAGCATGTGTGAACAAGTTACCGATCCGCAACAGATGCTTTTGGAAGTCAGCAGATGTAGTTTGATGATCGGGATGAGGCTGCACAGCTTGATTTATGCAGCGTCCCATCAGGTGCCCCCGTTGGGGATATCTTACGATCCCAAAATTGATCATTTCCTCAGCCGTGTTGGTAGCCAGCCTGTAGGTACTACAGATGCACTGGATGGGCAAAAGTTGGCTAATGAGTCCATACGACTGCTGGATCAGCGCAGTCAATGGATTGAGAGCCAGGGGGCAGCAATTGCTTTGTTAAAAAGTGAGGCTCGCTTACCAGCACAACATATCGTTAATTACTTGTGTCGCAAAGGATGA
- a CDS encoding WecB/TagA/CpsF family glycosyltransferase produces the protein MTVDKVTSVPTVPIFGVQVSRLNMKDTLNVLIQAVKSRRPHQVITANPIMVMAALEDPVYMNVMKQAELIVPDGTGVVWAANYVGHPVPERVAGFDLLHELLAAGENYHWKVYLLGSTPEVIQATAQRVHELYPGITVCGKRDGFFGPNEDEAVIAAIREANPDLLFVARGADTQEPWIGKYKEKLGVPVMMGVGGSFDVISGKTKRAPKLFQKLRAEWLYRLLKEPTRYKRMLALPKFAVKVMREKENVTKV, from the coding sequence GTGACAGTTGATAAGGTTACGAGTGTGCCTACCGTCCCGATTTTCGGTGTTCAGGTATCAAGGCTTAATATGAAAGATACATTAAATGTATTAATTCAGGCGGTGAAGTCTCGCCGCCCCCATCAAGTGATCACTGCCAATCCGATTATGGTAATGGCTGCATTGGAAGATCCAGTGTATATGAATGTGATGAAACAGGCAGAGTTGATTGTTCCGGATGGAACTGGTGTGGTCTGGGCTGCAAACTATGTTGGGCATCCTGTACCCGAGAGGGTGGCGGGTTTTGACTTGTTACATGAATTGCTCGCAGCTGGAGAAAACTATCATTGGAAAGTTTACTTACTTGGATCGACGCCTGAAGTGATTCAGGCGACCGCTCAGCGGGTACATGAGCTTTATCCTGGAATTACGGTTTGTGGCAAGCGCGATGGTTTTTTTGGTCCTAACGAGGACGAAGCAGTGATTGCGGCTATTCGTGAAGCGAACCCTGATTTGTTGTTTGTAGCACGTGGAGCGGACACACAGGAACCTTGGATTGGTAAATACAAGGAGAAACTTGGTGTACCGGTGATGATGGGGGTCGGCGGTAGTTTTGATGTTATATCAGGCAAAACAAAACGCGCACCTAAACTGTTTCAAAAGCTACGAGCCGAGTGGTTATATAGACTTCTAAAAGAGCCCACTCGTTACAAAAGAATGCTTGCGTTGCCGAAATTCGCAGTGAAAGTGATGCGTGAAAAAGAAAACGTCACAAAAGTGTGA
- the fabZ gene encoding 3-hydroxyacyl-ACP dehydratase FabZ — protein MDKLQLDVNQIQEIIPHRPPFLLVDRIIELEEGKRAVGIKNVTMTEPHFIGHFPGYPVMPGVLITEALAQVGAVALLHLESNRGKIGFLAGLDGFRFRGQVVPGDTLTLEVEITRSKGAFGKGKATAKVGDTVVAEGEIMFALSDPPQ, from the coding sequence ATGGACAAATTGCAATTGGATGTTAATCAAATTCAGGAGATTATTCCGCATCGACCGCCATTTTTGTTGGTGGACCGTATTATTGAACTGGAGGAAGGGAAGAGAGCAGTAGGCATTAAAAATGTAACGATGACTGAGCCTCATTTCATTGGACATTTTCCGGGTTATCCCGTTATGCCTGGTGTGTTGATCACTGAAGCGTTGGCTCAAGTCGGAGCAGTCGCATTACTGCACCTAGAGAGCAATCGCGGCAAAATCGGCTTTTTGGCAGGGTTGGACGGTTTCCGTTTCCGTGGACAGGTAGTCCCTGGGGATACGCTGACACTTGAAGTGGAAATTACTCGTTCCAAAGGCGCTTTTGGCAAAGGGAAAGCTACGGCGAAAGTGGGCGACACGGTAGTAGCTGAGGGCGAGATTATGTTTGCTTTATCAGACCCACCACAATAG